The genomic window CAAGATTCAGGGACTGGTCACGTCATGAAGGTTTTAGGAGTCCAGAGATCTGGGCATGTTAGGACGTCCTGTTCAAGGTCAAGAATGAGCTTTGAGCCTTGCATTTCCTACCACCAGGAAAAAGCTGGCAGATGGCAGGCCTCTGGGTTCTGGACACAGCACGATGATGCCACACACGGCACGATACCACACACGGCACGATACCAGACACGGCACAATGATGCCAGACACGGCACGATGCCAGACCCAGCACGATACCACACACGGCATGATGCCAGACACGGCACAATGCCAGACATGGCACGATACCAGATATGGATCTCCATCGGTTGGCACAGAGGCTTCTTGTTTTGAGTGGGGCCCAGGAAAAGGAAGGGTAGCGcagttggtgaggctgtggaacGAAGTCCTGCCACTCAGGTCCCGTGAGCTACCAGAGCTCTGGCACGGCGAGTACCTGCCGCAGGTGGGGAAGGATGCGTCAAGGGGTCTCCAGCAAGGCTCAAAAGAGCTGCAGCACAGGCCCTAAGTTTTGAAGCAAGGAGGTCCCGACTGCAACAGAGAACTGCAGACTGTTCAGAGGAGTTTCTGGGGATGGTGTAGCCACAGCTCCCACCAGAAGCCAGTGCCACAGGACCCACCCAGGCTAAGGTCAGCGGCACAGTGAGGATCCAGGGTAAGGAGCAGTGCACAGCCGGGCACCGGCCATGAGAGCCAAAGGGCTGCACGGGCAGGTGGCCCAGCTTCCAGCTTGCCTGCTGGTCAGGCCACAGCCTTGGGGGTCCCTGTGACTGGGTAGGGGTCAAGCCAGGCCTGCTTCATGGCGGTTGGGTTCGTGGTGGTCAGACCACTCCACTCGGGCTGGCCCTGGAGTCAGGAGTGGGGGCGATCCCTGGCCTCTCATGTGGAGAGAAGAGCAGCTCACGGTAAGGACACACGTGGACAGGGCTGGGGAAGGGCTCGGCTGGCCGGTCAGGGCCTGAGAAGGGCAAGGCTGGAAGACAGACTGGGGAATGGAACTGCCGGGTGGACACCGGTGTGGGGACTTGTGGGTGTTCACCAGGGGCCCCGGCTGCAGAGCAGGCACCAAGCCACCCACAAGCCAACGACGTGGCCGGCGAAGCAGCGTCGGTGCGCCCACACGGCTCCCGCCTGGAGCAATGGAGGAGCAGACGGAGCCGAGCACCCCACGACAAGCCCAGCTCCTCTCGGCAGCAGCACGCCCTATCCTCTGGCAATAAAGACCACCAGGGACCCTGGACACAAAACCAGCCAGAGACCAACCGGTCACTTGGAGGTAAACTCAGCCCTGGAGGCCCCTTCCCCTTGGAAAGACAACAGCTGGTATTCCAGGCAGGGACCCGCCTTTCCAGCCCACGGTGCCTCTGTCTGCCCTGGGAGACCGGCTCCTGTGTAACGGCCCCCAGGGCCCGACTGCTTCCGGCAAAGGGGTGCAGGGGGAGCACAGGCGCCGCAGAGCCTGCAGCCTCGGTGAGCTTCTTGGAAAGAGCTGCTGCCACTGTCCTGACACCAACCCTCTGGGACTGTGGTGGCCCTGTCCTCAATGGCCCCACAGAGGACCGCATGGGTCTGGGGACCAAGTTAGAGGCAGGAGTGGCCGCCCACTCACCAGCTCCCAGTGACCCACTGACAACGTGTGCTTCCTTTCCCTGTAACTCTAAGCTGTGAGAGCTCAGAGGTCCTAAAACCCAGCTACCTGGGACTGAGTGAGGCGCTGCCCCACTCGATGGCTGTGGGTCACCTGGCTGGGGCCGCTCCTGTTCCAGCGGACCAGCAGGCAGAGCACCCACCACTGGGCCAGGGCGGGGAGGATAGAGCCCTGCAAGAGCGAGAAGACCAGGACTCGGACCCCAGGGTGAGGGCCTGGGTCCCACCAGCAGAAGAGGggtgaaggctgggcatggtggctcacgcctgtaatcccagcactttaggaggcccaggcagggagaatcacttgaggccaggagtttgagaccagcctggcccacatggtgaaaccccgtctctactataaatacaaaaattagctgggcgcacacctgtagtcccagctactcgggaggctgaggcagtagaatcatttgaacacaggaggcggcggctgcggtgagccaagatcacaacactgcactctggcccgggtgacagaacaagactgcctggaaaaaacaaacaaacaaacaaaaaccggGAGTATCGGCTGAGCCTGGGCCAGCGGCTGCTGCAGGCTGGGGTTGGCCCCACTTCCCTCCTCCCCTAAGTCTTCCCAGAAACTGCCAACAATCGGAAGCCTGGAGAAGCCCATCCAGGTGGAATCCCCGGAGCGTGATGGGCATTGGGCCGAGAGACACGGCAAACTGTCGTGGAGGCCCTCACACTAGGCCCACTGCCTGTGGCCTCTCCTCTGGAGGGCTGCCGGGCCAGCAGGAACCAACTGACCCGGGGCCATGTAGcaccctccccagaggccaggcGGCCACAGCCAGTGACTGATATGGGAGCATGCTAGACCCCACCTCAGATGAGAAACAGCCCCTTATAgtgcaggggtggggctggggggctggTCAGCACCTGCCCAGCAGCAGGCCCCAGCAGGCCCAGCCTCAGTGTGGCCACCACCCTGCCCTACACTGCCCCCTCTGCCCAGGGTCTCTCAGCCGCCCTCCTGCTGGCACTTGGTCTCTGTTGCACATAGACGTCTGTCTCTGGCCAGCCATAGTGGCTGAGCTCAGAGCCTGGAGCCCGGGGCTGCAATGTCCACCCTGTCCCTGACACACACCTGACCCCAAGACAAAAACACAAAGCAGGAGGCACAGGAAGGTTGGAATTGCTTTTATTGGGGGCGGATGCCGCAAGGCCCCGCCCACGGTCAGGTTAGTGTTCTGCCCTTGCAGAGGCGCCAGCAGCCTGACACCTCCACCTGCCACCCGCCCAGGGTTAGTGGAACATGCAAAgctcagaaggtggaggcaggggCGGTCGCTGCTGAGGCCAGGGCTGGGTGGAACAGGACGgtcagcacagagcctggccgGCGTCCCTGGGCCCAAAGAGGGCTGGGGCTCCCTGGGAGAGAGACGGGCAGGCAGCACCCCAGGGTGGGGTCCACAAGCTGAAGGGGCCCCTGGACCCACCAGGGcaggtctgcagctcccagccatgCCAGCTGGAACGTACATCTCCCCACCGGGTCTGGGTCCTCAGGGCCTGGGGTTAGAGGCCGACAAGGAAGGCACTTACTAGGGGAACAGAGGCTGGAGGCTGATGCCGGAGGCCAGAGGTCTCAGGAGTGAGTGTGGGGGGTGAGCTGGAAAGCACAGATCAGACAGCACTGTGGGGGCTGGGCCCGAGGGCCTCATCTTCCCATGGGGAAGGGGCTTCTCTGGGTAGACTGGGAGAGAGGCCGACTGGGGCTCCCCATCCCCAGCAAGGCCTACCGTGCAGGCCAGTGCTAGAAACACCAGGGCAGAAACGCCAGCCCAGGGCTCCAGCCCTGAGAGGCTGAGGGCCCTCTACTGACGGGGCTGAGCCCAGCTGCCCTGTGCAGCTAGGACAGGCAGACGGGCAACCCTGGGGACAGGAGGGTGGGCTGGGGCCCAGCGTGGGACCCTCCAAGGCACCTGGCTGTGTGAGTGGCAGGTAGAGGGGAGTGGGGAGACCCGAGGGGGTGAGACGGCCAGCAGCTGGGCCAGCCCTGTCCCCCAAGATACAGGCTGTCTGGACAGcagatatatattaatatattagtcTGGTCTTTTTGGTTAAACTTTAGGCACCACTTGGGAGGAAGACACCTTTAAGCGTTGAAAACGACCCCAGTGCCTCGGTGGGAGCCGGGCTGGGCCGCATGCAGAGCGGGGTGGGCGCAGGCAGGCTCAGGCCACGGCGGACTCAGGGCCCCCCACGGAGGCCGAGGACCCTGAGGCGTAGCGGCGGCCGTAGCCCGAGGAGGAGTAGGAGGACGAAGAGAAGGTCATGGAGAAGCCAGAGCCAGTGGCGTCAAAGCTGCCGCGGCGGGAGCCGGCCCGGGAGCCAGTGCGGGAGCCGGTGCGGGAGCCGGCGGTGGAGCCGGAGCCGCTGACGCTGTAGGGGCTGTAGTAGCCCTTGCTGGACTGCGCGGCAGCCTCCAGCAGCCGCAGCCCTGTGCCCTCCTCCACCATGCTGCGGTCCAGCGCGTCCTTGTAGGAGATCTTGAGCTTGGTCTTAGGGCAGGTGAGGTACTTGGAGTAGGCGCCCACATCACGCAGCTTCTGTGCAGTGCGGGCATCCACCGTGCCACGCTGCAGGGCCTCATCCAAGGGCACGCGGCCCGGCGTGTCGGGCTCAATCAGGCCACCGGTCAGGTACTGCACCTCCAGGAAGCGCTGGCCGGCCTCGTAGTAGAGCCAGCCCTTCTTCAGGGCCTGGGCGGCCGACATCTTGGTCTTGGTGCGTGGGTCCTCAAAGCCGCAGAAGGCCTTCTGGGCCAGATTGATGCGGTCCACCATGATCTTGTCCACCAGGCCCTTGTTGACAGCGTCGGTGACAGGGAAGCGCTCACCGGTGCTGGGGTCGATGATGCCCCCGGTGCAGGCCTGTGCCTCCAGCAGTCGCTGCCCTGTGATGTTATCCACCAGGTTGCGGTGCATGGCCTCGGTGATGGACACCTTCTCCAGCGTCTCCGTGTCCAGGATGCCAGCCACGGGGCCCGTCTCCTCAGTGGGGTCTGACCAGGAGGCCAGCTGGGTCCTGGAGACGGCGGGGCTGATGGGGTAGGAGGAGGAGGATCCCACGGAGGAGGAACGGGACCGGAAGCCGCTGGCATTGCCCGAGAGCATGTCGGCGAACTCGGTGATGGAGAGCGTGCCGGCGCGGTACTGGTCCAGTGCCGAGCGGTCGATGAGGTTCTTGGCGATGGCGTCGTCAATGTCGTATTGGCGGCCGGAGCGGCGGTCGATGATCATGGACTTAACTACGCCGTCCGAGGAGGAGATGGTGATCTCCTCCCACTCGCACTCCTGCTCGGACAGCTCCAGGTACGTCTGGTGGTCAATGAGGCCCTTGCGGTAGGCCTCGTACACGGACATCTCCTTGCCCGTCTCGGGGTCCACGATGACCACTCGGCGCTTGCGCACGGAGGACTTGGAGGACGTCTTCCGCTCCCGCTTCTTCTCCTTCAGCGGCAGGAGGCACAGGCCCGTCTGGGGGTCGGTGATACAACGCTCCATCAGCTGCAGGTAGGTGAGGTTCTCCTCCGTGTTGGGGTCAAAGAAGCCCTTGGTGTCATCCGAGGGGTCGGTCAGGATCTCGTTCATCTCCTCGTCGAAGAGGCCACGCTTGTAGGCCACCTCCACGGGCAGCCGGTGGCTCTCCTCGGGGTCGATGATGCCACCCGTGGCGATCTGGGCCTCCAGCAGGCGGATGCCGTGGTCCTTCAGGATCAGGCCCTTCTTCATGGCCTGGAAGAGGGAGATGAGCTTCCCAGAGTAAGGGTCCTTGTACCCGGTGACGGCTCGCTCGGCCGACAGCAGCTTGTCCTTGAACTCGGGGCCCACGATGCCCATACGCACAGCCTCCTCCACCGTCAGCTTCAGTCCCTTGATGGGGTCGATGACGTACCCGGTGGCCGCCTGTGCCTCTAGAAGCTCAAAGGCCGTGCCGGGGCGGATGATGCCCTTCTTCATGGCCTGGTACACCGAGAGCCGTTCCTTGGTGGCGTCCACGAAGACGCCGGCGATGCAGCTGGTGCCTTCCAGGAACTTCTGTAAGTTCTTGGTGACCTCCTCGATGGAGGTCAGGCCCTCCCGCAGCTGCAGCGCCGTGGCCTCGTCCATGACCTGCGAGCGCACCAGCTCCTCCACGGTGATCTGCTTCCGCAGGCCACGGAAGGTCAGCTTGCGAGCGTCCGACAGCGGCAGGAGCAGCTGGCCGGTGCCATCGTCACGGCGACACCGTCTGAGCAGCTGTGTGTAGCTGAGGCGCTCGTCGGTGGACGGGTCCACGTAGCTGCGCACCTCGCTGGGCTCGGAGAGCTGGTCGTGCGTGTCCTTGTTGAGGTAGCCGCGCTGGTAAGCCACCTCCAGTGGAAGGTGGAAGCCCAGGCGGGGGTCCACGATGCCGCCGGTGGCCAGCTGGGCATCCAGCAGCCGCAGGGCCTCCTCAGTAGGGATCAGCTCCTTCTTCATGGCCTGGAAGAGTGAGATGGTCTGCTCAGTGTAGGGGTCGCGGTAGCCGGTGACCGCCCGCTCAGCCGAGAGCAGGCGGTCGTGCAGCTCAGGCCCCACCAGGCCCTTCCGCACAGCCTCATCCACAGTCAGCCGCTGCCCCTTCACTGGATCCAGCAGGAAGCCCGTGGCTGCCTGTGCCTCCAGCAGCAGGCGGGCCACCTCGGCACTCAGCAGCCCTTTCTTGAGGGCCTGGTAGATGCTCAGTGTCTGCCTGGAGCCGGGCAAGTAGACGCCGGCCACGCAGCCCGTGCCATAGAGGTAGCGCCAGGCGGACTCCGCCTCGAGGGCCTCACGGAGGCTCCTGGTGCCCTCCCGGAGCAGGTTGTAGGTCTCGAGGGAGATGATCCGAGCCTCGTAGAGGTCCTCAGCCGTGAGGCGGCGGCGCACGTAGTCGTAGGAGGCCAGACCCTGCTGGCGGATGATCTCCGTCTTCTCAATGATctcaatgatgatgatgatcatgcgTTCCTTGGTCACCCGGCCGGCCTGAAAGTCAGCCATCAGCTGGGCCCGCTGCTCCTCGGGGATCAGGTCCGACTGCATCACCTCCCACAGGGACATGGTGGAGCCGCCGTGGCTGCCGCCGCCAGGAATGTCAATCTGCGTCTCTTCAAATGCCCTTCGTGTCTCCTCCTCAGTGTACACCTGTGTGGTctccaccacctcagccttctcCGCCCCTTTCAATGGCAAGAGGCGCAGGCCCGTCTCAGGGTCCTCCACGCAGCGCTCCAGCAGCTGCCTATATGTGAGGTTCTCGTGCGTGTTGGGGTCAAAGAAGCCCTTGGTGTCGTCGCTGGGGTCCGCCAAGACGCGGTTCATCTCCTCGTTGAAGTAGCCACGCTGGTAGGCCACGTCCACGGGCACGCGGTGGCTGTGCACGGGGTCGATGATGCCACCCGTGGCGATCTGGGCCTCCAGCAGGCGGATGCCATGCTGCCGGAGGACCAGGCCCTTCTGCATGGCCTGGAAGAGGGAGATGGTACTGCCTGAGTAGGGGTCTCTGTAGCCGGTGACAGCCTTCTCGGCCGACAGCAGCTGCTCATGAAGCTCGGGGCCCACCACGCCTGCCTTCACGGCCTCGTGGACATACAGGCGCTGGTTCCGCACGGGGTCCACCAGGAAGCCAGTGGCCGCCTGCGCCTCCAGCAGGAGCGCAGCGGTGCTGGGTCTCAGCAGGCCCCGGCGCATGGCCTCGTAGATGGACACCTTCTCCTTGGTGTCCTCCAGGTAGATGCCAGCGAGGCAGCCACTGCCCTGCAGCAGCGTCCGCACGGAGTCCAGCTCCGAAAGGTCCTTGACCGTCGTCTTGCCGTCCTTGAGCTGCTCAAACTGGGCTCTGCTGAGGACCCTGGAAGCCAGGAGCTCACTGGCTGGCACAGGGGCACGGAGGCCGCTGAAGGACAGCCTCTCCTGCCGCAGGGTCTCCACCTCCTCCACGATGGTGATGAGGATCTTGATGACCTTCTCCACGGTGACCTTGCCGGTGCGGAATTGACGCAGCAGCTCCTGCCGCTGCTCTGCGGTGAAGTACTCAGAGCTGATGAGCTCCCACACTGTCACCGTCCTGCCCTTGAAGCCACCCACGGGGACGTCAACCGGGGTCTTCTCGAAGGTCTCACGGGCCTGCAGCTCTGAGTAGAGCTCCTCCTGCCGGGCCCGAGCAGCCTTCTCTGAGAGCGGCAGCAGGCTCAGCCCAGTCAGCTGGTCGGGCCGGCACCGCTGCTGGAGCTCGCTGTAGGTGACCGGCTCCCCTGTGCTGGGGTCACAGTAGGCCTTGGCGTCAGCCCTTGGTGCTGACAGGGCCCTGCTGGTCTCCTCGTCCAGGAAGCCTCGGGCGCAGGCAACATCCAGGGGCACGCGGTGGCTCTTGCTGGGGTCCACGACACCGCCCGTGGACAACTGGGCGTCCAACAGGCGCAGGCCCTGCTCCCGGGGAATGAGGCCCTTCTTCAGGGCCTGGAACAGCGAGACACTCTGCCCCGTGTAGGGGTCCCTGTATCCCGTCACAGCCTTCTCGGCTGACAGCAGCTTCTCATGAAACTCGGGGCCCACCAGGCCGGCGCGCACTGCCTCGTCCACGGTCAGCCGGGCGCTGGTGGAGGGGTCGATGATGTGCCCGGTGCCAGCCTGGGCTTCCAACAGGGCCACAGCCACGTCGGACGGCAGCAGGTCTTTCTTCAGGGCGTCGTAGACGCTCAGCTTCTGCCCTGCCTCCTCCAGCCACACGCCTGCGATGACGTTGGCACCCCGGAGGGCCCGCCGCACAGCGTCCACCTCGGCCACCTCTCGCACAGAGCGCTCACCTTGTTGCAGCTGGTGGTAGAGCTCGCGGTCGATGACCCTGCTCTCCAGCAGCTCGGCGGCTGGCACCAGGCTGCGCAGGCCCTCGAAGCAGAGCTGGCCCTTctgctcctgctcctccaccaccgTGATGATGATCTTGATGATCTTCTCCACCGTGATCCGGCCCGTGCGGAACTGCCGCAGCAGGTCCCGCCGCTGCTCCGCTGTGAAGTATTCCGAGTTGATGATTTCCCAGATGGTCACCGTCTTGCCCTGGAACTTGCCGAACGGCGCGGACACAGTGGCCTTCTCAAAGACGTCCCGGGCCTCGGAGTCGGTGTAGACCAGCTCCCTGCCCTTGGCCGCCTTATCCGTGAGCGGCAGAAGGCGCAGGCCCGTCTCGGGGTCCTCCACGCAGCGCTCCAGCAGCTGCAGGTAGGTGAGGTTCTCGTGCGTGTTGGGGTCGAAGAAGCCCTTGGTGTCGTCGCTGGGGTCCGCCAGGACGCGGTTCATCTCCTCGTCGAAGTAGCCGCGCCGGTAGGCCACGTCCACGGGCACGCGGTGGCTGTGCACGGGGTCGATGACGCCACCCGTGGCGATCTGGGCCTCCAGCAGGCGGATGCCGTGCTCCCGGACGATGAGGCCCTTCTGCATGGCTTGGAAGAGGGAGATCTGCTGCCCGGTGTAGGGGTCCTTGTAGCCAGTGACGGCGCGCTCGGCCGACAGCAGCTTGTGGTGCAGCTCAGGGCCCACCACGCCCTCCTTCACAGCCTCATTGACAGTCAGCCGTCGGTTCCGCACCGGGTCCAGCAGGAAGCCTGAGGCTGCCTGAGCCTCCAGCAGGATGAGGGCCGTGCCAGGGCTCAGCAGCTGCCTCTGCAGGGCAGTGTAAACACTCAGCTTCTCATTGGTGGGCTTCAGCAACAGCCCTGCGATACTGCTGTGGCCCTGCAGGTAGTGGCGTACATCTTCCCGCCGCGCAAGCTCGTCCACTGTGGTGTGGCCCTGTGCCAGCCGCTGTAGCTCCTCCGCACTCAGGATGCCGGCCTCCTGCAGCCTCTGGGCTGGCACCTTCTGCCGCAGGCCATCGAAGCTGTGCTCCGGCTCTGTCTCTGTCGCGGGGCCATCAAGTGCATCCCGGCCGTTGGGCAGGGTCTTTGTGGCGGCCACCTGAGAGGCAGTGACCTCCTCTGAGTGCGCAAGTGCGGCCCGGTGCTCCTCCTCCAGGCGCTGCAGCTGCTCACGCAGCCTCTGGTTCTCCTCAGCCAGCAGCTCCTCCTGCTGCCGCCGCTGCCGCTCCAGCTGCTGCAGCTCCTCCTGCTTGCGCCGCACGCCCTCCTCGGCCTCATGCTGCCGCCGCCGGGCCTCCTCCATGCTGGCCACCAGCCGCTGCCGTTCCTGCTCCATCTgttgctgctgccgctgctgctccTCACGCAGCTGCTGTGCCTTGGCCACCTCGTCCTGGAAGAGCTGCTCCAGCTTGGCCTTCTCCTGCTCGATGAAGCGCTCCCTCTGTAGCAGGCTGTCCTTCTCAGAGAGGAAGCTCTGCTGCAGGGCCTGCGTCTCCTGCAGCAGTTGTTCCTGCTGCACCGTCTGCATCTGCAGAAGAAGAGGGTGTGATCAGGGACCGCCAGCCTGGGAGCACCCACCACCCACCGAAGCAGATCCCCAGGCCCACCCGCCTGTCGCATGGAGAGGGGGTGGTACCTCCTCAGACTTGAGCTGCAGCAGTTTGGCCTCCTGTTGGAGCTTCTCCTTCTCACGCTCCAGCTCAGCAATGGCCTCCCGCAGGCGCTCAGCATCGTGGTCACTCTGCTGTCGCTGGATCTCCAGTGTCTGCACCAGCGTCACCTTCTCCTGCGTAGCAAGCTCTGTGCGGTGCAGCTTCTCACCGATCTCCTCCGCCTGCTTCCGGAAGCGCTGGGCATCCTCCTCAGCGCGGGCCTGGGCGCGGCTCATCTCAGCCATACGCAGCTTGAGGCGCTCAGCCTCAGCACTCATCTCCAGCTGCCGCTGCCGCTCGGCCTCCAGTGTCCGCTGGAAGCCCTGCGTCTCCTCCGCCAGCTGCTGCGCCATCTGCTCCTTGTCCTCCTGCAGCCGCCGAGCCTGCTCCTGTGCAAGCTCCTTTTGCTGCTGCAGcagctctgcctcagccttgagCCGCGTAGCCTCCTGCACTGCCTGCATCTTCTCCTTGAGCATCTTCTCTGCCAAGGCTCGCTGCTGTGCCAGGTCCTCCTCTGCCAGCTGCCGCAGTCGCGCAGCCTCCTGAGCTGCCACGCTCAGCCGCGCGGCCTCCTCCGCCACCTGCTTCAtcttctcagcctcctcctgCAGGAAGCGCTGCGTATTGTCCTTGTCGCGCAAGATGAGTGCACGGTTCTCAGCCTCGATGCGTGCCTTGAGCTTGCTCAGCTCCTCC from Macaca mulatta isolate MMU2019108-1 chromosome 8, T2T-MMU8v2.0, whole genome shotgun sequence includes these protein-coding regions:
- the PLEC gene encoding plectin isoform X16, giving the protein MEPSGSLFPSLVVVGHVVTLAAVWHWRRGRRWAQDEQDERDRVQKKTFTKWVNKHLIKAQRHISDLYEDLRDGHNLISLLEVLSGDSLPREKGRMRFHKLQNVQIALDYLRHRQVKLVNIRNDDIADGNPKLTLGLIWTIILHFQISDIQVSGQSEDMTAKEKLLLWSQRMVEGYQGLRCDNFTSSWRDGRLFNAIIHRHKPMLIDMNKVYRQTNLENLDQAFSVAERDLGVTRLLDPEDVDVPQPDEKSIITYVSSLYDAMPRVPDVQDGELQLRWQEYRELVLLLLQWIRHHTAAFEERRFPSSFEEIEILWSQFLKFKEMELPAKEADKNRSKGIYQSLEGAVQAGQLKVPPGYHPLDVEKEWGKLHVAILEREKQLRSEFERLECLQRIVTKLQMEAGLCEEQLNQADTLLQSDVRLLAAGKVPQRAGEVERDLDKADSMIRLLFNDVQTLKDGRHPQGEQMYRRVYRLHERLVAIRTEYNLRLKAGVAAPATQVTQVTLQSVQRRPELEDSTLRYLQDLLAWVEENQHRVDGAEWGVDLPSVEAQLGSHRGLHQSIEEFRAKIERARSDEGQLSPATRGAYRDCLGRLDLQYAKLLNSSKARLRSLESLHSFVAAATKELMWLNEKEEEEVGFDWSDRNTNMTAKKESYSALMRELELKEKKIKELQSAGDRLLREDHPARPTVESFQAALQTQWSWMLQLCCCIEAHLKENAAYFQFFSDVREAEGQLQKLQEALRRKYSCDRSATVTRLEDLLQDAQDEKEQLNEYKGHLSGLAKRAKAIVQLKPRHPAHPVRSRLPLLAVCDYKQVEVTVHKGDECQLVGPAQPSHWKVLSSSGSEAAVPSVCFLVPPPNQEAQEAVTRLEAQHQALVTLWHQLHVDMKSLLAWQSLRRDVQLIRSWSLATFRTLKPEEQRQALHSLELHYQAFLRDSQDAGGFGPEDRLMAEREYGSCSHHYQQLLQSLEQGAQEESRCQRCISELKDIRLQLEACETRTVHRLRLPLDKEPARECAQRIAEQQKAQAEVEGLGKGVARLSAEAEKVLALPEPSPAAPTLRSELELTLGKLEQVRSLSAIYLEKLKTISLVIHSTQGAEEVLRAHEEQLKEAQAVPATLPELEATKASLKKLRSQAEAQQPVFDALRDELRGAQEVGERLQQRHGERDVEVERWRERVAQLLERWQAVLVQTDVRQRELEQLGRQLRYYRESADPLGAWLQDARQRQEQIQAVPLANSQAVREQLRQEKALLEEIERHGEKVEECQRFAKQYINAIKDYELQLVTYKAQLEPVASPAKKPKVQSGSESVIQEYVDLRTRYSELTTLTSQYIKFISETLRRMEEEERLAEQQRAEERERLAEVEAALEKQRQLAEAHAQAKAQAEREAKELQQRMQEEVVRREEAAVDAQQQKRSIQEELQQLRQSSEAEIQAKARQAEAAERSRLRIEEEIRVVRLQLEATERQRGGAEGELQALRARAEEAEAQKRQAQEEAERLRRQVQDESQRKRQAEAELALRVKAEAEAAREKQRALQALEELRLQAEEAERRLRQAEVERARQVQVALETAQRSAEVELQSKRASFAEKTAQLERSLQEEHVAVAQLREEAERRAQQQAEAERAREEAERELERWQLKANEALRLRLQAEEVAQQKSLAQAEAEKQKEEAEREARRRGKAEEQAVRQRELAEQELEKQRQLAEGTAQQRLAAEQELIRLRAETEQGEQQRQLLEEELARLQREAAAATQKRQELEAELAKVRAEMEVLLASKARAEEESRSTSEKSKQRLEAEAGRFRELAEEAARLRALAEEAKRQRQLAEEDAARQRAEAERVLAEKLAAISEATRLKTEAEIALKEKEAENERLRRLAEDEAFQRRRLEEQAAQHKADIEERLAQLRKASDSELERQKGLVEDTLRQRRQVEEEILALKASFEKAAAGKAELELELGRIRSNAEDTLRSKEQAELEAARQRQLAAEEEQRRREAEERVQKSLAAEEEAARQRKAALEEVERLKAKVEEARRLRERAEQESARQLQLAQEAAQKRLQAEEKAHAFAVQQKEQELQQTLQQEQSVLDRLRSEAEAARRAAEEAEEARVQAEREAAQSRRQVEEAERLKQSAEEQAQARAQAQAAAEKLRKEAEQEAARRAQAEQAALRQKQAADAEMEKHKKFAEQTLRQKAQVEQELTTLRLQLEETDHQKNLLDEELQRLKAEATEAARQRSQVEEELFSVRVQMEELSKLKARIEAENRALILRDKDNTQRFLQEEAEKMKQVAEEAARLSVAAQEAARLRQLAEEDLAQQRALAEKMLKEKMQAVQEATRLKAEAELLQQQKELAQEQARRLQEDKEQMAQQLAEETQGFQRTLEAERQRQLEMSAEAERLKLRMAEMSRAQARAEEDAQRFRKQAEEIGEKLHRTELATQEKVTLVQTLEIQRQQSDHDAERLREAIAELEREKEKLQQEAKLLQLKSEEMQTVQQEQLLQETQALQQSFLSEKDSLLQRERFIEQEKAKLEQLFQDEVAKAQQLREEQQRQQQQMEQERQRLVASMEEARRRQHEAEEGVRRKQEELQQLERQRRQQEELLAEENQRLREQLQRLEEEHRAALAHSEEVTASQVAATKTLPNGRDALDGPATETEPEHSFDGLRQKVPAQRLQEAGILSAEELQRLAQGHTTVDELARREDVRHYLQGHSSIAGLLLKPTNEKLSVYTALQRQLLSPGTALILLEAQAASGFLLDPVRNRRLTVNEAVKEGVVGPELHHKLLSAERAVTGYKDPYTGQQISLFQAMQKGLIVREHGIRLLEAQIATGGVIDPVHSHRVPVDVAYRRGYFDEEMNRVLADPSDDTKGFFDPNTHENLTYLQLLERCVEDPETGLRLLPLTDKAAKGRELVYTDSEARDVFEKATVSAPFGKFQGKTVTIWEIINSEYFTAEQRRDLLRQFRTGRITVEKIIKIIITVVEEQEQKGQLCFEGLRSLVPAAELLESRVIDRELYHQLQQGERSVREVAEVDAVRRALRGANVIAGVWLEEAGQKLSVYDALKKDLLPSDVAVALLEAQAGTGHIIDPSTSARLTVDEAVRAGLVGPEFHEKLLSAEKAVTGYRDPYTGQSVSLFQALKKGLIPREQGLRLLDAQLSTGGVVDPSKSHRVPLDVACARGFLDEETSRALSAPRADAKAYCDPSTGEPVTYSELQQRCRPDQLTGLSLLPLSEKAARARQEELYSELQARETFEKTPVDVPVGGFKGRTVTVWELISSEYFTAEQRQELLRQFRTGKVTVEKVIKILITIVEEVETLRQERLSFSGLRAPVPASELLASRVLSRAQFEQLKDGKTTVKDLSELDSVRTLLQGSGCLAGIYLEDTKEKVSIYEAMRRGLLRPSTAALLLEAQAATGFLVDPVRNQRLYVHEAVKAGVVGPELHEQLLSAEKAVTGYRDPYSGSTISLFQAMQKGLVLRQHGIRLLEAQIATGGIIDPVHSHRVPVDVAYQRGYFNEEMNRVLADPSDDTKGFFDPNTHENLTYRQLLERCVEDPETGLRLLPLKGAEKAEVVETTQVYTEEETRRAFEETQIDIPGGGSHGGSTMSLWEVMQSDLIPEEQRAQLMADFQAGRVTKERMIIIIIEIIEKTEIIRQQGLASYDYVRRRLTAEDLYEARIISLETYNLLREGTRSLREALEAESAWRYLYGTGCVAGVYLPGSRQTLSIYQALKKGLLSAEVARLLLEAQAATGFLLDPVKGQRLTVDEAVRKGLVGPELHDRLLSAERAVTGYRDPYTEQTISLFQAMKKELIPTEEALRLLDAQLATGGIVDPRLGFHLPLEVAYQRGYLNKDTHDQLSEPSEVRSYVDPSTDERLSYTQLLRRCRRDDGTGQLLLPLSDARKLTFRGLRKQITVEELVRSQVMDEATALQLREGLTSIEEVTKNLQKFLEGTSCIAGVFVDATKERLSVYQAMKKGIIRPGTAFELLEAQAATGYVIDPIKGLKLTVEEAVRMGIVGPEFKDKLLSAERAVTGYKDPYSGKLISLFQAMKKGLILKDHGIRLLEAQIATGGIIDPEESHRLPVEVAYKRGLFDEEMNEILTDPSDDTKGFFDPNTEENLTYLQLMERCITDPQTGLCLLPLKEKKRERKTSSKSSVRKRRVVIVDPETGKEMSVYEAYRKGLIDHQTYLELSEQECEWEEITISSSDGVVKSMIIDRRSGRQYDIDDAIAKNLIDRSALDQYRAGTLSITEFADMLSGNASGFRSRSSSVGSSSSYPISPAVSRTQLASWSDPTEETGPVAGILDTETLEKVSITEAMHRNLVDNITGQRLLEAQACTGGIIDPSTGERFPVTDAVNKGLVDKIMVDRINLAQKAFCGFEDPRTKTKMSAAQALKKGWLYYEAGQRFLEVQYLTGGLIEPDTPGRVPLDEALQRGTVDARTAQKLRDVGAYSKYLTCPKTKLKISYKDALDRSMVEEGTGLRLLEAAAQSSKGYYSPYSVSGSGSTAGSRTGSRTGSRAGSRRGSFDATGSGFSMTFSSSSYSSSGYGRRYASGSSASVGGPESAVA